The genomic stretch TTCTTCTGCGGGATGGAAGGTAAGGCCAAGCAAGGAAATATACTGCTCTAATTCGGAGCGGAAGGCATCTATTTGTTGCTTCCCATCTCTGATGGTGTCAACTTCGATCGGTTCAAGTAAGTTCCCTAATACTGCATAGTGTATGGGTTCTCCACCAATACGAATGGGGTCATCAACAGGGTGAATATAGAAACTGATTTCGCCATCATATTCTATGGTTTCGACATAGAACCGGGTGATGCCTATGCCTTCTCCGTATTTCAAATAACTTTCGAGTGTCATTGCTTTGATTCCTGTTTGGGCTTGAATTTCTTGGCGTCAGGGCAGGTAGCCCAGTGGCTGGTGAGATCTAAGTTCACGGGCGTAACTTTCCGTTTAAGGTTTCGATCCAGTGGATCGGTGCGTTGCAGGATTTGCAGTGCGTCATGCGAATCTCCTTTTTCGGGGTGTGCCTTTTTTGGGTTTGTTGTAGTTCTTGTGCCGAACTTTGGCTGATTTGTATATTGGGCTACGCAACAATTCTCGGTAGCGATCGCCTACTTCCTTGCCGTATTCCTCTTCCAGGTAGAGGGCGAAGTCCGTGTATGGATGGGTCATCGATCGTGATCTCTTGGATAAATTGCTCGACAGTAATCAAGCGCACTTTTTGTTTGGGTTTCGGTAAATACAGTTGCAGCAACAAACTGTTTGGCTAGTAAGGGCGTCCCTCACACGAACGCCCTGTTTGTCTCTCAATCCAAAGTCGGTTAGTCGATCATGGACACCTCCTGTGTAAAGGGCGGCACTCCAGGGCCGAGAATGCGGCTGAGTGCTGAGTGTTGGTATGGCGATCGCTGAGATGGCACGATGTTTGGTGGTGAGTAGGCAATGCTTCCTGGCCTGGTCTACTCACCACCGCTCAGCATCTATCTCACGCTATTCTGGCGTGTTTCCTGCACTATGTCAAGTTCAAGCAGTAATATAGATTTAGAAAGTAATTTTTTAGGGGAGCCGACCATAATGATTCCTTTAAGTTGTGTTTCCCGGTTGACTTGGGATGTAGTCAAGGGTAAACGTTTAAAAGATTTACGCGGCAAGCAGTCTAGGCGAGGTTTCAGCGAGAAAATGAAGTCGATGGGGTATGATCTTTCCCACCAGTATTTACAAGAATTAGAGGAAGGTAAGCCGGAATCCATATCCCCCGATCTTCTCATTGGCATTTGTGATGCTTTGAATGTGGGGATTAGTCATTTTGTTTTGGGTGGCATCAAAATGGAAAAAATATAATAGTTACTGTCTGCGCTTGA from Argonema galeatum A003/A1 encodes the following:
- a CDS encoding helix-turn-helix domain-containing protein, whose product is MLPGLVYSPPLSIYLTLFWRVSCTMSSSSSNIDLESNFLGEPTIMIPLSCVSRLTWDVVKGKRLKDLRGKQSRRGFSEKMKSMGYDLSHQYLQELEEGKPESISPDLLIGICDALNVGISHFVLGGIKMEKI